A single genomic interval of Flavobacterium sp. N2820 harbors:
- the hemL gene encoding glutamate-1-semialdehyde 2,1-aminomutase translates to MLYKRSSELFVAANKVIPGGVNSPVRAFKGVGGTPIFVKEAKGAYLYDEDGNRLIDYINSWGPMILGHAYEPVVNAVIEKAKKGTSFGMPTALETQIAELAVSMVPNIDKIRFVNSGTEACMSAIRLARGYTKRDKIIKFSGCYHGHSDSFLIAAGSGLSTFGVPNSPGVTAGTAKDTLLASYNDIENVKALFDANKNEIAAIIIEPVAGNMGCIPPVKGFLEALRAICSENKTMLIFDEVMTGFRLAKGGAQELYDIQADIVCFGKVIGGGLPVGAFAAREEIMNYLAPLGPVYQAGTLSGNPLAMAAGLEMLKALNNNPAIFKSLEEKTAYLEKGIGTVLTDANIQFTINRVGSMISVHFDANPVYDFNTAKNGDNETFKKFFHGLLNRGVYIAPSAYETWFITDALSYEDLDFTIHAIAEVAKEL, encoded by the coding sequence ATGTTATATAAAAGAAGTAGTGAACTATTTGTAGCTGCAAATAAAGTAATTCCTGGCGGTGTAAATTCACCTGTTAGAGCATTTAAAGGAGTAGGAGGAACCCCAATTTTTGTAAAAGAAGCAAAAGGGGCTTATTTGTATGATGAAGATGGAAATCGCTTGATTGATTACATCAATTCTTGGGGTCCAATGATATTGGGTCATGCTTACGAACCAGTTGTAAATGCAGTAATTGAAAAAGCAAAAAAAGGAACCTCTTTTGGGATGCCAACAGCATTAGAAACGCAAATTGCAGAATTAGCGGTTTCAATGGTTCCAAATATCGATAAAATTCGATTTGTAAATTCTGGTACAGAAGCTTGTATGAGTGCAATTCGCTTAGCGCGAGGGTATACAAAACGAGATAAAATAATTAAATTTTCAGGCTGTTATCACGGTCATTCTGATTCCTTTTTAATTGCAGCAGGGAGTGGTTTAAGTACTTTTGGTGTGCCAAATAGCCCAGGGGTAACTGCAGGAACTGCAAAAGACACATTGTTAGCAAGTTATAATGATATTGAGAACGTTAAAGCGTTATTTGATGCCAATAAAAATGAAATTGCTGCGATTATAATAGAACCAGTGGCTGGAAACATGGGGTGTATTCCGCCTGTAAAAGGTTTTTTAGAAGCTTTAAGAGCAATTTGTTCTGAAAACAAAACAATGCTTATCTTTGATGAAGTTATGACTGGATTTCGTCTTGCTAAAGGTGGAGCACAAGAATTATACGATATTCAAGCCGACATTGTTTGTTTCGGAAAAGTAATTGGAGGCGGTTTGCCAGTTGGGGCTTTTGCTGCACGAGAAGAAATTATGAATTATCTAGCACCACTTGGACCAGTTTATCAAGCGGGAACACTTTCTGGGAATCCATTGGCTATGGCAGCTGGTCTAGAAATGTTAAAAGCTTTAAATAACAACCCTGCAATTTTTAAAAGTTTAGAAGAAAAAACGGCTTATTTAGAAAAAGGCATTGGTACTGTTTTAACTGATGCAAATATTCAATTCACAATCAATAGAGTGGGTTCTATGATTTCGGTACATTTTGATGCTAATCCTGTTTACGACTTCAATACAGCTAAGAACGGCGATAACGAAACATTTAAGAAGTTCTTTCATGGTTTGTTAAATCGTGGTGTTTATATTGCACCTTCTGCATATGAAACGTGGTTTATTACAGATGCTTTATCTTATGAGGATTTAGATTTCACCATTCACGCTATTGCAGAAGTAGCTAAAGAGTTATAA
- a CDS encoding MbnP family protein: protein MKFQLKNIVAVMALALAFTSCSDDDNNAITGEGNLKLEFDNVYGDADFAFDTPYTNSNGEVVKASNAIYIVSNIVLTKEDGSTYTVPKSESYFFVNEADAASTLLNLPNIPAGNYTKVTFGIGVDQAQFNAGADGQGSMWTDAQALGMTWSWAAGYKFVKFEGTVTSATHTDANYRVHTGKTGDVYNYAEVVLDLPDNALVRTNITPQVHIMADLKKIVDGTTVINFEEGLDVMGGTKVQNISANNVPTMFEVHHVHND, encoded by the coding sequence ATGAAATTTCAATTAAAAAATATAGTAGCTGTAATGGCTTTAGCTTTAGCATTCACTTCATGTTCAGACGATGATAATAACGCAATAACCGGCGAAGGAAACTTAAAATTAGAATTCGATAACGTTTATGGCGATGCAGATTTTGCTTTTGATACACCTTACACCAACTCAAACGGAGAAGTTGTTAAAGCTTCAAATGCAATTTATATTGTGAGTAATATCGTTTTAACTAAAGAAGATGGTTCAACTTATACTGTGCCTAAAAGCGAAAGCTATTTCTTTGTAAACGAAGCAGATGCGGCAAGTACATTGTTAAATTTACCAAACATTCCAGCAGGAAATTACACAAAAGTTACGTTCGGAATTGGTGTTGATCAAGCACAATTTAATGCTGGAGCAGACGGACAAGGAAGCATGTGGACAGATGCGCAAGCATTAGGCATGACATGGTCTTGGGCTGCCGGATATAAATTTGTAAAATTTGAAGGAACAGTTACTTCAGCAACGCACACAGATGCAAATTACAGAGTGCATACTGGAAAAACTGGCGATGTATACAATTATGCTGAAGTTGTTTTAGATTTACCAGATAATGCTTTAGTTAGAACAAACATTACACCTCAGGTTCATATCATGGCCGATTTAAAGAAGATTGTTGATGGTACAACAGTTATCAATTTTGAAGAAGGTTTAGACGTAATGGGAGGAACAAAAGTGCAAAACATTTCGGCTAACAACGTTCCTACAATGTTTGAAGTACACCACGTTCACAACGATTAA
- a CDS encoding cytochrome-c peroxidase encodes MQAKYLILLAIGFLCSCASDDSSEYQNIPIDYQVPSNFPPLAYNMANNPLTEKGFELGKKIFYDGRLASDGVVSCGFCHIQEVAFTHHGHTFSHGVGDGIGTRNAPPIQNMAYQTQFFWDGAADHIELLSMAPISNELEMNGNIINIINMMNNDSEYKKLFRQAFPEEEINSENMLKALSQFMTLLTSSNSRFDKYRRNEAGGTLTSDELAGYDLFNQKCASCHATDIFTDNSFRNNGLPINPSINDKGRYLVTELDIDKYKFKVPSLRNIEKTAPYMHDGRFYTLEAVLNHYASSVSNTQNLDASLNNGGTLGIPLTATEKLQLIAFLKTLTDNEFLTNPQFSEF; translated from the coding sequence ATGCAAGCAAAATATTTAATTTTATTAGCAATTGGATTTTTATGCAGTTGCGCATCAGACGATTCTTCAGAATACCAAAACATTCCAATTGATTATCAAGTGCCTTCAAATTTTCCACCATTAGCTTACAACATGGCTAATAACCCATTAACCGAAAAAGGTTTTGAATTAGGAAAAAAAATCTTTTACGATGGTCGCTTGGCTTCAGATGGAGTGGTTTCTTGTGGTTTTTGTCACATTCAAGAAGTCGCGTTTACACATCACGGTCACACCTTTAGTCACGGTGTTGGCGACGGAATTGGAACTCGAAATGCACCACCTATTCAAAACATGGCCTATCAAACCCAGTTTTTTTGGGACGGAGCTGCCGATCATATCGAATTGCTATCAATGGCGCCAATTTCAAACGAATTAGAAATGAATGGCAATATCATCAACATTATCAATATGATGAATAATGATAGTGAGTATAAAAAATTATTCCGTCAAGCTTTTCCAGAAGAAGAAATCAATTCCGAAAACATGTTAAAAGCATTATCACAATTTATGACCCTACTCACTTCTTCCAATTCACGTTTTGATAAATATAGAAGAAATGAAGCGGGAGGAACATTAACTTCAGACGAATTAGCGGGTTATGATTTGTTCAATCAAAAATGTGCTTCGTGTCATGCCACGGATATATTTACTGATAATTCGTTTAGAAACAATGGATTACCAATAAATCCGTCAATAAACGACAAAGGAAGATATCTTGTAACCGAATTGGATATTGACAAATACAAGTTTAAAGTGCCAAGTTTGCGAAATATCGAAAAAACGGCACCTTACATGCACGATGGTCGTTTTTATACTTTAGAAGCAGTGTTAAATCATTATGCGTCAAGTGTTTCTAATACTCAAAATTTAGACGCAAGTTTAAACAATGGCGGAACATTAGGAATTCCGTTGACTGCAACCGAAAAATTACAACTTATTGCCTTCTTAAAAACCTTAACGGATAACGAATTTTTAACGAATCCACAATTTTCTGAATTTTAA
- a CDS encoding glucosaminidase domain-containing protein, with protein MIKKIALLLIVVLVASCNSTRPVVRTTSKSKPKTTTTKKPVAQNASTKSTTPKASGENKGNEVQLEATSNIRTYDDEIKLYISNFQEIAKNNMKSHGIPASITLAQGILESGAGKGKLAQAANNHFGIKCHTGWTGESVKHDDDAAQECFRKYNHPSESYRDHSLFLTSRSRYANLFKLDKGDYEAWAKGLKDAGYATDRKYPDKLIGLIERFELYKYDNEVLSREYVPVKKDSLVENSEGLYTIQQGDTLYSLSKKFNLSVEDLKKLNDLSDNAINIGQKIKIK; from the coding sequence ATGATTAAGAAAATTGCCCTATTATTGATAGTTGTGTTGGTTGCAAGTTGTAATAGTACACGACCTGTTGTTAGAACAACTTCTAAATCAAAACCTAAAACAACTACTACCAAAAAACCAGTAGCTCAAAACGCATCAACAAAATCAACCACTCCTAAAGCTTCAGGCGAAAATAAAGGGAATGAGGTTCAATTAGAAGCAACCTCAAATATACGTACTTATGATGATGAAATTAAGTTGTATATTTCTAATTTTCAGGAAATTGCAAAAAACAATATGAAGTCGCACGGAATTCCAGCTAGTATTACCTTAGCGCAAGGAATTTTAGAATCGGGTGCAGGAAAAGGAAAATTAGCACAAGCTGCAAATAATCATTTCGGAATAAAATGTCATACGGGATGGACGGGTGAAAGTGTAAAGCATGATGACGATGCAGCTCAAGAATGTTTTAGAAAATATAATCATCCATCAGAATCCTACAGAGACCATTCATTGTTTCTAACTTCTAGAAGCCGCTATGCAAACTTATTTAAATTGGATAAAGGAGATTATGAAGCGTGGGCAAAAGGCTTAAAGGATGCGGGTTATGCAACAGATAGAAAATATCCTGATAAATTAATTGGATTAATTGAACGTTTTGAATTGTATAAATATGACAACGAGGTTTTAAGTCGTGAATATGTGCCAGTAAAGAAAGATTCTTTGGTAGAAAATTCAGAAGGATTATACACTATTCAACAAGGAGATACGCTTTATTCACTTTCAAAAAAATTTAATCTTTCAGTCGAAGATTTAAAAAAACTAAATGATTTGTCAGACAACGCCATCAATATTGGCCAAAAAATAAAAATTAAATAA
- a CDS encoding 1-aminocyclopropane-1-carboxylate deaminase/D-cysteine desulfhydrase, which yields MGKSQNQRIEIIFPNGIELYVKRDDLLHPVISGNKFRKLKYNLQQAKFLGHTKLLTFGGAFSNHIVAVAGAGLSLGFETFGVIRGEELIDKINENPSLKCAQQNGMKFHFVDRTTYRDKSDKKFMESLHDLYGDFYLIPEGGTNELAVKGCEEILTATDKSTFDYVCTAVGTGGTIAGIINSSTEKQQIIGFSSLKGDFLSDVIRNFVQKENWNVNCDYHFGGYGKMTDELIGFLNAFYKQTNVPLDPVYTGKMMYGILDLIQKDYFPPKSKILAIHTGGLQGISGMNDLLRKKNKETINYND from the coding sequence ATGGGAAAAAGTCAAAATCAAAGAATTGAAATTATATTTCCTAACGGAATAGAACTCTATGTTAAAAGAGATGATTTGTTGCACCCTGTAATTTCTGGAAATAAATTTAGAAAATTGAAATACAATTTGCAACAAGCAAAATTTTTGGGACATACTAAATTATTGACTTTTGGTGGCGCTTTTTCAAATCATATTGTAGCTGTAGCAGGAGCAGGTCTATCCTTAGGTTTTGAAACTTTCGGGGTAATTCGTGGTGAAGAATTAATAGATAAAATTAATGAAAATCCTTCTTTAAAATGTGCCCAACAAAACGGGATGAAATTTCATTTTGTAGACCGAACAACTTATCGAGATAAATCAGATAAAAAATTCATGGAAAGTTTGCACGATTTATACGGGGATTTTTATCTAATTCCAGAAGGAGGAACTAATGAATTAGCAGTAAAAGGATGTGAAGAGATTTTAACAGCTACTGATAAATCTACCTTTGACTATGTTTGTACTGCAGTTGGAACAGGCGGAACGATTGCAGGAATTATCAATTCGTCAACGGAAAAGCAACAAATTATTGGATTTTCTTCCTTAAAAGGTGATTTTTTATCTGATGTAATTCGTAATTTTGTACAGAAAGAAAATTGGAACGTTAATTGCGACTATCATTTTGGAGGGTATGGAAAAATGACTGACGAATTAATCGGATTTTTGAATGCGTTTTACAAACAAACAAATGTTCCGTTGGACCCCGTTTATACAGGAAAAATGATGTATGGAATATTGGATTTAATTCAAAAAGATTACTTTCCTCCAAAATCAAAAATTCTAGCGATTCACACGGGTGGCTTACAAGGAATTTCGGGTATGAACGATTTATTAAGAAAAAAAAATAAAGAAACAATAAACTATAATGATTAA
- a CDS encoding T9SS sorting signal type C domain-containing protein, whose translation MIRKILLFVPLLSFIFTAKAQMYVSPSSYVFVNNQYVYVTQDVNIQNTGNFYLRNTSQLLQGGTGAGANAGAGDLSVFQEGTVNNFQYNYWCSPVGAPLAAAGNNPFGITRLYRPTGLTASTAATILPTSNYNGTSSPLAIAPYWIWKFVTSSTYAQWAFVGSASTINAGEGFSMKGVSGTDATIADATEGVANNSGGQRYDFRGKPNDGTIPVAVSAGNFTLVGNPYPSAIDLNAYLLNPANAAVINGQAYFWEQVVVNSHMLNQYQGGYGVYNPGTSIYTPAAFYTYDGAGNQGVPIGPGTFFQRRFSPVGQGFMVMGTASGNVTMRNSFRVFVREGAVNQSQFAKLATLASTDVYDPNSEYFPEIPNVAGTDYTTIKKGTAPYIRIHAMYNEGGVRPTTIAFLETATDGFDYGADGRSPSSEAAEFYYILSDMPHEYVATAVQFDINKKIPVGFRCNAQTSFRIQVKDVVDFDPNQKVYIHDKSTDIYYDIKDGVFEMSLPAGDDRTRFEVTFKNTDETLTTPDEANNMFAVVQNNDQGLLTILNTYKKDIKSITLYDITGKLILNKQNLGTNDSYQFSTGTLSDGVYVVKVTTADNVNVSKKVSIYKK comes from the coding sequence ATGATAAGAAAAATCCTTTTATTTGTCCCTTTGTTGAGCTTTATTTTTACTGCTAAAGCTCAAATGTATGTTTCCCCTAGCAGTTACGTATTCGTTAACAACCAGTATGTGTATGTTACACAAGATGTAAACATTCAAAACACGGGTAACTTTTATTTAAGAAACACATCTCAATTGTTACAAGGGGGTACTGGTGCTGGTGCTAATGCTGGCGCTGGAGATTTATCTGTTTTTCAAGAAGGAACGGTTAATAATTTTCAGTATAATTATTGGTGTTCACCTGTTGGGGCTCCTTTAGCAGCGGCTGGTAATAATCCATTTGGAATTACAAGACTATATAGACCTACTGGTTTAACGGCTAGTACTGCAGCTACTATATTACCTACCTCAAACTATAATGGTACTTCAAGTCCTTTGGCTATTGCTCCATATTGGATATGGAAATTTGTTACTTCTTCTACTTATGCGCAATGGGCTTTTGTTGGATCTGCTTCCACAATAAATGCAGGCGAAGGTTTTTCAATGAAAGGAGTTTCAGGAACTGATGCAACAATTGCTGATGCAACAGAAGGAGTTGCAAATAATTCAGGGGGTCAACGATATGATTTTAGAGGAAAACCAAATGATGGTACTATTCCAGTGGCAGTTTCTGCTGGAAATTTTACATTAGTGGGAAATCCTTATCCAAGTGCAATAGATTTAAATGCTTATTTATTAAACCCAGCTAATGCGGCTGTTATTAATGGTCAAGCTTATTTTTGGGAACAAGTTGTAGTAAATTCACATATGTTGAATCAATATCAAGGCGGGTATGGGGTTTATAATCCTGGTACAAGTATTTATACTCCTGCAGCATTCTATACCTATGACGGTGCCGGTAATCAAGGTGTGCCTATTGGTCCTGGGACATTTTTTCAAAGAAGATTTAGTCCTGTTGGGCAGGGTTTTATGGTAATGGGAACTGCATCTGGAAATGTAACAATGCGCAATTCTTTTAGAGTATTTGTTAGAGAAGGTGCTGTAAATCAATCTCAATTTGCAAAGCTTGCTACTTTAGCTTCAACAGATGTATATGATCCAAATTCTGAATACTTTCCTGAAATTCCAAATGTTGCTGGAACAGATTATACAACAATCAAAAAAGGTACAGCTCCCTACATTAGAATTCATGCAATGTATAACGAAGGTGGTGTTAGACCAACAACTATAGCGTTTTTAGAAACCGCAACTGATGGTTTTGATTATGGTGCTGATGGTAGATCTCCTTCTTCAGAAGCGGCTGAGTTTTATTACATTTTGTCAGACATGCCTCATGAATATGTAGCAACAGCTGTTCAATTTGATATAAATAAAAAGATTCCAGTTGGATTTAGATGTAATGCACAAACTTCTTTTAGAATTCAAGTTAAAGACGTAGTTGATTTTGATCCAAATCAAAAGGTATATATTCATGATAAATCAACGGATATCTACTATGATATTAAAGATGGTGTGTTTGAAATGTCATTGCCAGCAGGTGATGATAGAACTCGTTTCGAAGTAACTTTTAAAAATACAGATGAAACGTTAACTACACCTGATGAAGCAAATAACATGTTTGCAGTAGTTCAAAATAATGATCAAGGATTGTTAACTATTTTGAATACTTATAAAAAAGATATCAAATCAATTACACTATATGATATTACGGGTAAATTGATTCTAAATAAACAAAACTTAGGAACGAATGATTCGTATCAATTTTCTACTGGAACATTAAGTGATGGGGTATATGTTGTAAAAGTAACTACAGCTGATAATGTTAATGTGAGTAAAAAAGTTTCTATTTACAAAAAATAA
- a CDS encoding ribonuclease HII, which translates to MLSKSYSNLVLECGTDEAGRGCLAGPVTAAAILLPTEFELTLLNDSKQLSEKIREKLKPIIETTAVSFSVTHIHNTEIDEINILNASMKAMQECILKLNPTPEFIIVDGNRPLNGKLGMKQKTGKIFTSDEIELLKSIPNTSIIKGDSKYLSIAAASVLAKTYRDEYMNKIHEEFPMYNWKKNKGYPTKDHREAIKKYGPCKYHRMSFRLLPEQLTLDF; encoded by the coding sequence ATGTTAAGTAAAAGTTATAGCAATTTAGTTTTAGAGTGCGGAACCGACGAAGCAGGAAGAGGGTGTTTAGCTGGTCCTGTAACTGCTGCTGCCATTTTACTTCCAACAGAATTTGAGCTTACTTTACTCAACGACTCCAAACAATTATCAGAAAAAATACGAGAGAAATTAAAACCAATAATTGAAACTACTGCCGTTTCATTTTCTGTGACTCATATACATAATACAGAAATTGACGAAATCAATATTTTAAATGCCTCCATGAAAGCCATGCAAGAATGTATTTTAAAATTAAACCCTACTCCTGAATTTATAATTGTAGATGGAAATCGACCCTTGAATGGAAAATTAGGTATGAAACAAAAAACAGGAAAAATATTTACCTCGGATGAAATTGAATTATTAAAATCAATCCCCAATACAAGCATTATTAAAGGAGATAGCAAATACTTGAGTATTGCAGCCGCATCTGTTTTAGCAAAAACGTATCGCGATGAGTATATGAATAAAATTCATGAGGAATTTCCAATGTATAACTGGAAGAAAAACAAAGGGTATCCTACAAAAGATCACAGAGAAGCAATAAAAAAATATGGCCCTTGTAAATACCATCGAATGAGTTTCCGATTATTACCTGAGCAATTGACTTTAGATTTTTAA
- the lysS gene encoding lysine--tRNA ligase, whose protein sequence is MQLSEQEIIRRDKLNALRELGINPYPADLFPVSHTSKQVKENFEEGKKVILAGRLMSVRDQGKASFAELQDSEGRIQLYFNRDVLCEGEDKTLYNQVFKKLTDLGDFIGIEGELFMTKVGAMCVRVDDFKMLSKTLKPLPLPKTDEEGHVFDAFTDPELRYRMRYVDLVVNPHVKEVFMKRTKLFTAMRTFFNEAGYMEVETPVLQSIPGGAAARPFITHHNSLDIPLYMRIANELYLKRLIVGGFDGVYEFSKNFRNEGMDRTHNPEFTAMEIYVAYKDYNWMMEMTENLLEYCATQVNGTTEATFGEHKVNFKAPYARVTMTDAIKQFTGYDITGKSEDELREAAKSMGIEVNDTMGKGKLIDEIFGEKCEGNFIQPTFITDYPKEMSPLCKSHRDNPELTERFELMVCGKEIANAYSELNDPIDQRERFEAQMALAEKGDDEANGIIDEDFLRALEYGMPPTSGLGIGMDRLIMFLTNNPSIQEVLFFPQMRPEKKGPELTEDEKHIIEILKANQGISIGDLKIKADLSGKKWDAASKGISKHGLMKITVDGDNKIAEYLGK, encoded by the coding sequence ATGCAACTTTCAGAACAAGAAATCATTAGAAGAGACAAATTAAACGCTTTACGCGAACTTGGAATTAACCCTTATCCAGCGGATTTATTTCCGGTGAGTCACACTTCAAAGCAAGTGAAGGAAAATTTTGAAGAAGGTAAGAAGGTTATTTTGGCTGGACGTTTGATGAGTGTTCGTGATCAAGGAAAAGCTTCGTTTGCTGAATTACAAGACAGCGAAGGAAGAATTCAGTTGTATTTTAATCGCGATGTACTTTGCGAAGGCGAAGACAAAACGCTTTACAATCAAGTTTTCAAAAAATTAACCGATTTAGGTGATTTTATTGGAATTGAAGGTGAATTATTCATGACGAAAGTAGGCGCTATGTGTGTTCGTGTAGATGATTTTAAAATGTTGAGTAAAACATTAAAACCGCTTCCGTTACCAAAAACTGACGAAGAAGGTCATGTATTTGATGCGTTTACTGACCCAGAATTACGCTACCGTATGCGTTATGTAGATTTAGTAGTAAATCCACATGTGAAAGAAGTGTTCATGAAAAGAACCAAATTGTTCACCGCTATGCGAACTTTCTTTAATGAAGCAGGTTATATGGAAGTAGAAACTCCTGTTCTACAATCGATTCCTGGTGGAGCGGCAGCGCGTCCTTTTATTACACATCATAACAGTTTAGATATTCCGTTATACATGCGAATTGCTAACGAATTATATTTGAAAAGATTAATCGTTGGTGGATTTGATGGCGTTTACGAATTTTCGAAAAATTTCCGTAACGAAGGAATGGACAGAACCCACAATCCAGAATTTACCGCAATGGAAATTTATGTAGCCTACAAAGACTACAATTGGATGATGGAAATGACCGAGAATTTATTAGAATATTGTGCCACTCAAGTAAACGGAACTACGGAAGCTACTTTTGGCGAACATAAAGTAAACTTCAAAGCTCCTTACGCAAGAGTGACAATGACCGATGCTATCAAACAATTCACTGGTTATGACATTACAGGAAAATCGGAAGATGAATTGCGCGAAGCTGCCAAGTCTATGGGAATCGAAGTAAACGATACCATGGGTAAAGGAAAATTAATTGATGAGATTTTTGGTGAAAAATGTGAAGGTAACTTCATTCAACCAACTTTTATCACCGATTATCCAAAAGAAATGTCGCCTTTATGTAAATCGCACCGAGATAATCCTGAATTAACAGAACGTTTTGAATTGATGGTTTGTGGTAAAGAAATCGCTAACGCATATTCAGAATTAAACGACCCAATTGATCAACGCGAACGTTTTGAAGCGCAAATGGCTTTAGCCGAAAAAGGTGATGATGAAGCCAACGGAATTATTGATGAAGATTTCTTAAGAGCATTAGAATACGGAATGCCGCCAACTTCTGGATTAGGAATTGGAATGGATCGATTAATCATGTTTTTAACGAATAATCCATCGATTCAAGAAGTGTTGTTCTTTCCACAAATGCGACCAGAGAAAAAAGGACCAGAATTAACGGAAGATGAAAAACACATCATCGAAATTTTAAAAGCAAACCAAGGTATCTCAATTGGAGATTTAAAAATAAAAGCCGATTTAAGCGGTAAAAAATGGGACGCTGCCAGCAAAGGAATTAGCAAACATGGCTTAATGAAAATTACTGTTGACGGTGATAATAAAATTGCTGAATATTTAGGGAAATAA
- the lipB gene encoding lipoyl(octanoyl) transferase LipB → MNKKVQLQDLGNKDYKDTWDYQEALFKEIVDIKIQNRREETLIPTPNYFLYVEHPHVYTLGKSGDVTNLLLSEKQLEAKGATFYKINRGGDITYHGPGQIVGYPILDLENFFTDIHKYLRFLEEAIILTLAEYGLHGTRSEGETGVWFDVGTPFARKICAMGVRASRWVTMHGFALNVNADLGYFDNIIPCGIKGKAVTSMHAELGKEINEQEVKGKILKHFQNLFETEII, encoded by the coding sequence ATGAATAAAAAAGTCCAACTTCAAGATTTAGGAAATAAAGATTATAAAGATACTTGGGATTATCAAGAAGCATTATTCAAAGAAATTGTGGACATTAAAATTCAAAATAGGAGAGAGGAAACTTTGATTCCTACTCCAAATTATTTCTTATACGTAGAACATCCTCATGTTTATACTTTAGGAAAAAGTGGAGACGTAACTAATTTATTACTTTCTGAAAAGCAATTGGAAGCAAAAGGAGCCACTTTTTATAAAATTAATAGAGGTGGAGATATTACGTATCATGGGCCAGGGCAAATTGTGGGTTACCCTATTTTAGATTTAGAAAATTTTTTTACCGACATCCATAAATATTTACGTTTCCTAGAAGAAGCTATTATTTTAACTTTAGCAGAATATGGTTTACATGGAACCAGAAGCGAAGGAGAAACAGGAGTTTGGTTTGATGTAGGAACGCCATTTGCAAGAAAAATTTGTGCTATGGGTGTTCGTGCTTCGCGTTGGGTAACCATGCATGGTTTTGCATTAAATGTAAATGCCGATTTGGGCTATTTTGATAATATTATTCCATGTGGGATAAAAGGTAAAGCTGTAACTTCAATGCATGCTGAATTAGGTAAAGAAATAAACGAACAAGAAGTTAAAGGAAAAATTCTAAAACATTTTCAAAATTTGTTTGAAACCGAGATTATTTAA
- a CDS encoding transporter, whose translation MKKYIIVFLLIFQYGFTTEKDSLSTINPFLKFHQVSEDFFDDCDACGCSASGGSMGFASMLNTNFVGIRYFNQSYKSTDGLYSNSAWYNESYNTMQVWARIPVVKQVQISALIPYHFHNRESANGKQNVSGIGDITILGMYQLYKTHKDSTFLVHSLQAGAGIKVPTGKFDEANNGSFNPSYQVGTGSLDYLLATEYVVKRKKFGLNTLLNYVIKTENNKNYRFGNQFNYSGTFFYLYEKEKYSIAPQLGFAGEVYKDNYQLGQKVRNTAGDIFFGKLGFEIGKDKFSVGANVMLPITQNLNGGNLEANYRWSLNLNYSL comes from the coding sequence ATGAAAAAATATATCATCGTTTTCCTATTGATTTTTCAATATGGATTTACAACCGAAAAAGACAGTTTGTCAACAATTAATCCGTTTTTAAAATTTCATCAAGTTTCTGAGGATTTTTTTGATGATTGCGATGCTTGTGGCTGTTCGGCAAGCGGCGGAAGTATGGGTTTTGCTTCTATGTTAAATACCAATTTTGTTGGAATTCGTTATTTTAATCAGTCGTATAAAAGTACGGATGGCTTGTATAGTAACTCGGCTTGGTACAACGAAAGTTACAATACGATGCAGGTTTGGGCAAGAATTCCGGTGGTGAAACAAGTACAAATTTCTGCTTTAATTCCGTATCATTTTCATAATCGAGAATCGGCAAATGGAAAACAAAATGTTAGCGGGATTGGAGATATCACCATTTTAGGAATGTATCAATTATACAAAACACATAAAGACAGCACTTTTTTGGTTCATTCATTGCAGGCTGGAGCAGGAATAAAAGTTCCAACTGGAAAATTTGATGAAGCAAATAACGGTAGTTTCAATCCAAGTTATCAAGTAGGAACAGGAAGTTTGGATTATCTTTTAGCTACTGAATATGTAGTAAAAAGAAAAAAATTTGGACTAAATACACTTTTAAACTATGTGATAAAAACAGAAAACAATAAAAATTATCGTTTCGGAAATCAATTCAATTATTCAGGAACTTTTTTCTATTTGTATGAAAAAGAAAAGTATTCAATAGCTCCGCAACTTGGTTTTGCAGGAGAAGTATATAAAGATAATTATCAGTTAGGACAAAAAGTTCGTAATACTGCTGGCGATATTTTCTTTGGTAAATTAGGCTTTGAAATAGGAAAAGATAAATTTTCTGTTGGAGCAAATGTAATGTTGCCAATTACCCAAAATTTGAATGGTGGTAATTTAGAAGCCAATTACCGTTGGAGTTTAAATTTAAATTATAGTTTGTAA